CGTGACTTTTCGCGACCTGTCCACGCGCCGGATCTCGCCCGAGATCCCGGCGGTGCTTCTGGGGTTGGTGATGGCGGTGTTCGTGCTGGTCTCCTCGGGGGTCCTGTCACTGCTGACACCGTGGCAGCCGGTGACGGTGCGCGGGGCGCTCCTTCTGTTCGGGGCGGGGGTATTCATCGCCTCGGGCTACATCTTCGCGGCTCTGGCCATGCGCCACGGCGAGATCGGCTTCGTGACGCCGTTTCGCTACATGGCGCTTGTCTGGGCGGTGCTGCTGGGATTTTTCGTCTTCGGCGAATGGCCCGATGCGCTGACCTGGGCGGGGGCGCTTCTGGTGGTGGCGACGGGGCTGTATACCTTGTATCGTGAGCAGGTGGTCCGCCGGGCGGCGCGGCGGGCCTAACCCCTGTCGCCAAAAGGCCCTCGCGGCCCGCCGGGGTCTGTTGACAACCCCTCCGACTCCCCCTATACCCCGCGCCACTCGGGGGGTCTGTCCGCGGACCCTTTGGGCATCACAATTGAAGTGGTCACGATCCGGGCCCATGCCCCGATCCTCTGGAATTCCACCGCGTCGGTCCCGCGAAGGGTCCGTCCGCGGTTTTGTGCTTTGCGGACGCGCAAGGCGCCATACGTAATCTGCGCGACCGTCGCGCGATGTCATGACGAGCTAAACGGGGAACCGGAATGCCAACGATTCAACAGCTGATCCGCAAGCCGCGGCAGCCCAAAGTAAAACGCTCCAAGTCCCAGCACCTGGAGAGCTGCCCGCAGAAGCGCGGCGTCTGCACGCGGGTCTACACGACCACGCCGAAGAAGCCGAACTCGGCCATGCGGAAAGTCGCGAAAGTGCGCCTGACCAACGGGTTTGAGGTGATCAGCTATATTCCCGGGGAAAGCCACAACCTCCAGGAGCACTCCGTGGTCCTGATCCGGGGTGGTCGCGTCAAGGACCTTCCGGGTGTGCGTTACCACATCCTGCGCGGTGTTCTGGATACCCAGGGCGTCAAAGATCGTAAGCAACGCCGTTCGAAGTACGGCGCGAAGCGTCCGAAGTAAGAGGAAGAGTAGATGTCTCGCCGTCACGCCGCCGAAAAACGCGAAGTTCTGCCGGACGCCAAGTTTGGTGACCGCGTTCTGACCAAGTTCATGAACAACCTGATGATCGACGGCAAGAAATCCGCCGCCGAGAAGATCGTCTACAACGCGTTCGACCGCGTTGAAAGCAAGCTCAAGCGCTCGCCGCTGGAGGTGTTCCACGAGTGCCTCGACAACATCAAGCCGTCGGTCGAGGTTCGCTCCCGCCGGGTTGGTGGCGCCACCTACCAGGTGCCGGTCGAAGTGCGCCCCGAGCGCCGCGAAGCCCTGGCGATCCGCTGGTTGATCAACGCCTCCCGGGCGCGGAACGAGAACACCATGGAAGAGCGTCTCGCCGGCGAGCTGGTCGATGCCGTGAACTCCCGTGGGTCCGCCGTGAAGAAGCGCGAAGACACCCACAAGATGGCCGAAGCCAACAAGGCCTTCAGCCACTACCGCTGGTAATCATCTCTAGCCTAGGACCGAACCAATGGCACGCGACTATCCCCTCGACCGGTACCGTAACTTCGGGATCATGGCGCATATCGATGCGGGCAAGACCACCTGCTCGGAGCGCATCCTGTACTACACCGGCAAGTCCCACAACATCGGCGAAGTCCATGATGGCGCGGCCACCATG
The Dinoroseobacter shibae DFL 12 = DSM 16493 genome window above contains:
- the rpsL gene encoding 30S ribosomal protein S12 is translated as MPTIQQLIRKPRQPKVKRSKSQHLESCPQKRGVCTRVYTTTPKKPNSAMRKVAKVRLTNGFEVISYIPGESHNLQEHSVVLIRGGRVKDLPGVRYHILRGVLDTQGVKDRKQRRSKYGAKRPK
- the rpsG gene encoding 30S ribosomal protein S7 codes for the protein MSRRHAAEKREVLPDAKFGDRVLTKFMNNLMIDGKKSAAEKIVYNAFDRVESKLKRSPLEVFHECLDNIKPSVEVRSRRVGGATYQVPVEVRPERREALAIRWLINASRARNENTMEERLAGELVDAVNSRGSAVKKREDTHKMAEANKAFSHYRW